From the Desulfovibrio sp. JY genome, one window contains:
- a CDS encoding Com family DNA-binding transcriptional regulator yields the protein MKEIRCGRCSRLLAKGEALDLSIKCPRCGAINHVRATSPSQESLRAPTREPSHGPSQDDL from the coding sequence ATGAAGGAAATCCGATGCGGCCGATGTAGTCGTTTGTTGGCCAAGGGGGAGGCCCTGGACCTCTCCATCAAGTGCCCCAGGTGCGGGGCAATCAACCATGTGAGGGCCACGAGCCCCAGCCAAGAGAGCCTGAGAGCCCCAACACGGGAGCCCTCACATGGACCATCACAAGACGATCTTTGA
- a CDS encoding site-specific DNA-methyltransferase, which yields MDHHKTIFDNGILYNGDALAVLRDLPDASVDAILTDPPYSSGGLHAGARRKEPAQKYQSAGTKRTYPPMLGDLKDQRSFVMWATLWLSQCWRLAKPGAPVMVFSDWRQLPAMTDAIQAAGFEWRGIVVWHKPSARPMLGSFRRDAEFVVHAVKAPAQAFTRRCFPGVFAHRVNPAAKVHLTSKPVDLLVDLLQVTPEGGVILDPFMGGGTTAVACQKTGRRFVGVELSREYYERIAERIRAMAELARARA from the coding sequence ATGGACCATCACAAGACGATCTTTGACAATGGCATATTGTATAACGGCGACGCCCTGGCTGTGCTCCGCGATCTGCCGGATGCCTCGGTGGACGCCATTTTGACAGACCCGCCATATTCGTCCGGCGGGCTCCATGCCGGCGCGCGCCGAAAGGAGCCGGCCCAAAAGTACCAATCGGCAGGCACCAAGCGGACCTATCCGCCCATGCTCGGCGACCTCAAAGACCAGCGATCCTTCGTCATGTGGGCTACCCTGTGGCTTTCGCAATGCTGGCGGCTGGCCAAGCCGGGTGCGCCGGTCATGGTATTTTCGGACTGGCGGCAGCTCCCGGCCATGACCGACGCGATCCAGGCCGCCGGCTTCGAGTGGCGCGGCATTGTGGTCTGGCACAAGCCAAGCGCCCGGCCTATGCTGGGGTCGTTCCGGCGTGACGCCGAGTTCGTGGTCCATGCCGTCAAAGCCCCGGCCCAGGCGTTTACCCGACGTTGCTTCCCTGGTGTCTTTGCCCACCGGGTAAACCCCGCCGCCAAGGTGCATCTGACGAGCAAGCCGGTCGATTTGCTGGTCGACCTGCTCCAGGTTACGCCCGAGGGTGGGGTGATCCTCGATCCGTTCATGGGTGGCGGCACCACGGCCGTGGCCTGCCAGAAGACCGGCCGGCGGTTCGTCGGTGTGGAGCTGTCGAGGGAATATTACGAGCGTATAGCCGAGCGGATCAGGGCGATGGCTGAGCTTGCCCGAGCTAGGGCCTGA
- a CDS encoding iron ABC transporter permease, giving the protein MSHTPVASPRAAARARYAIPVLAAVLVLAAVWSLTVGQYPITLGDQWRFCLRALSGQPSAAGEQHRIATVLCDIRFPRLLAAMLVGAVLAASGTAYQAMFVNPLVSPGLLGVLAGSAFGAAVGMLAGVNWTLVQVFAFTGGITAVGLAVAMAGSGKGDKLLLLILGGVISSALFTALLAAAKYVADPNDELPAITYWLMGGLSRADGTTMRLAGPAFCLGLVLLFRFAGRLDLLSLGDEEARSLGLSTGPVRLALIALSTVLCALTVSIAGLIGWVGLIIPHAGRMLVGPGHGRLLPVAALLGAVYLLAVDDISRLAFGVEIPLGILTALIGIPFFPLVLKNARKGWS; this is encoded by the coding sequence GTGAGCCACACCCCCGTTGCCTCCCCCCGCGCCGCCGCCAGGGCCCGGTACGCCATACCGGTCCTGGCGGCCGTGCTCGTCCTGGCGGCGGTCTGGTCCCTGACCGTGGGCCAGTACCCCATAACCCTCGGCGATCAGTGGCGGTTTTGTCTGCGCGCCCTGTCCGGCCAACCTTCGGCGGCGGGCGAACAACACCGCATCGCCACGGTGCTGTGCGACATCCGTTTTCCGAGGCTTCTGGCCGCCATGCTCGTCGGCGCGGTGCTGGCCGCCTCGGGCACGGCCTATCAGGCCATGTTCGTCAATCCGCTCGTCTCGCCGGGACTGCTCGGCGTGCTGGCCGGATCGGCCTTTGGCGCGGCGGTCGGCATGCTGGCGGGGGTAAACTGGACCCTGGTCCAGGTCTTTGCCTTTACCGGCGGCATCACGGCCGTGGGACTGGCCGTCGCCATGGCCGGCAGCGGCAAGGGCGACAAGCTCCTGCTGCTCATTCTCGGCGGCGTGATAAGCTCCGCCCTGTTCACGGCCCTGTTGGCCGCGGCCAAGTACGTGGCCGATCCCAACGACGAGCTGCCGGCCATCACCTATTGGCTGATGGGGGGGCTGTCCCGGGCCGACGGGACCACCATGCGCCTGGCCGGGCCGGCCTTTTGCCTGGGGCTGGTGCTCCTGTTCCGCTTCGCCGGCCGGCTGGACCTTCTAAGCCTCGGCGACGAGGAGGCGCGGAGTCTCGGGCTCTCCACCGGCCCGGTGCGGCTGGCCCTGATCGCCCTCTCCACGGTGCTTTGCGCCCTGACCGTGTCCATCGCCGGGCTGATCGGCTGGGTGGGGCTCATCATTCCCCATGCCGGGCGCATGCTGGTCGGGCCGGGCCATGGCCGGCTTTTGCCCGTCGCCGCCCTGCTCGGAGCCGTCTACCTGCTGGCCGTGGACGACATCTCGCGTCTGGCCTTTGGCGTGGAGATCCCCCTTGGCATCCTGACGGCCCTGATCGGCATCCCGTTTTTTCCGCTGGTACTCAAAAACGCCCGAAAGGGCTGGAGTTAG
- a CDS encoding class I SAM-dependent methyltransferase has protein sequence MSETTFDRSFYVYDANHRFAAMYPLLARQIVDDFGITKGVCLDVGTGSAAVCIELAKITDLTMIGLDAKPEVLELARENVARHNLPSERFRFLEADVTAIPMEDGTVDLLVSRGSIPFWEDHVAAFAELNRVLAPGGAALVGCGFSRYQPIEEVRAMRPKWSGEGEKDSRNDWKADDYLPRVLDQAGIADAEVHRDSYGVWVHIRKS, from the coding sequence ATGTCCGAAACGACTTTTGACCGGAGTTTCTACGTTTACGACGCCAACCATCGGTTTGCCGCCATGTACCCGCTGCTCGCCCGCCAGATCGTGGACGACTTCGGCATCACCAAGGGCGTGTGCCTGGACGTGGGCACGGGCAGCGCCGCCGTGTGCATCGAGCTGGCCAAGATCACGGACCTGACCATGATCGGGCTCGACGCCAAGCCCGAGGTGCTCGAACTGGCCCGGGAAAACGTGGCCCGCCACAATCTTCCGTCCGAGCGTTTCCGCTTCCTCGAAGCCGACGTGACCGCCATCCCCATGGAGGACGGCACCGTCGACCTGCTGGTCAGCCGGGGCTCGATCCCCTTCTGGGAAGACCACGTGGCGGCTTTTGCCGAGCTCAATCGGGTGCTGGCCCCGGGCGGCGCGGCCCTTGTCGGTTGCGGCTTCAGTCGCTACCAGCCCATCGAGGAAGTGCGGGCCATGCGCCCCAAATGGTCCGGCGAGGGTGAAAAGGACTCGCGAAACGACTGGAAGGCCGACGACTACCTGCCGCGCGTCCTGGACCAGGCCGGCATCGCCGACGCCGAGGTCCATCGCGACTCCTACGGGGTGTGGGTGCATATCCGAAAATCCTGA
- a CDS encoding RNA-binding protein, with amino-acid sequence MSKKLYVGNLSFSSTEDDVRDHFAPYGEVISVNLITDRETGRLRGFGFVEMDDEGASAAIAALDGKELAGRTLKVNEAQEKPRSGGGGGGRRGGSGGGYGGGGRW; translated from the coding sequence ATGTCGAAGAAACTTTACGTGGGTAACCTGTCCTTCTCCTCCACGGAAGACGATGTCCGCGACCATTTCGCCCCCTACGGCGAAGTCATCAGCGTCAACCTCATCACCGATCGCGAGACCGGCCGCCTGCGCGGTTTCGGCTTCGTGGAGATGGATGACGAAGGCGCTTCCGCTGCCATCGCCGCCCTGGACGGCAAGGAACTGGCCGGCCGGACTCTGAAGGTCAACGAAGCTCAGGAAAAGCCCCGTTCCGGTGGCGGCGGCGGCGGTCGTCGTGGCGGCAGCGGCGGTGGCTACGGCGGCGGCGGTCGCTGGTAG
- a CDS encoding ABC transporter ATP-binding protein, protein MNAVAASNLAFSYNGRAVLKDVSFTVAPGDLACLLGPNGCGKTTLLRLILGLLSPGSGDARIEGRDVAACPPRQLARLAAYVPQLTQPAFAYTAFETVLMGRAARARVFGRPGKRDREIARAAMARFGVDGFADTPLTRLSGGQRQLVMLARALAQDTPVLVMDEPVNGLDFGNQARFLEIVRRLCDEGRTCLMTTHFPDHALWVADRVVMMRAGHVLADAPPAEAVTSPNLGRLYDAAIEVHPLNEDMRVCVPARMRRVLRHPGKRRVIPLTAASPTANAAPRSRHVRNDF, encoded by the coding sequence ATGAACGCCGTCGCCGCCAGCAACCTGGCCTTTTCCTACAACGGACGCGCGGTCCTCAAAGACGTGTCCTTCACCGTGGCCCCGGGCGATCTCGCCTGCCTGCTTGGCCCCAACGGCTGCGGCAAGACCACGCTGTTGCGCCTGATTCTCGGCCTGCTTTCCCCGGGTTCCGGAGACGCCCGCATCGAGGGGCGCGATGTGGCCGCCTGCCCGCCCCGGCAGCTGGCCCGGCTGGCCGCCTATGTTCCCCAGCTGACCCAGCCGGCCTTCGCCTACACCGCCTTCGAAACGGTGCTCATGGGCCGGGCCGCCAGGGCCCGGGTTTTCGGCCGGCCGGGAAAGCGGGACAGGGAGATCGCCAGGGCGGCCATGGCCCGCTTCGGCGTCGACGGATTCGCCGATACGCCGCTCACGCGCCTAAGCGGCGGCCAGCGCCAGCTTGTCATGCTGGCCCGGGCCCTGGCCCAGGATACGCCGGTGCTCGTCATGGACGAACCGGTCAACGGCCTGGATTTCGGCAATCAGGCCCGATTTCTGGAAATCGTGCGCAGGCTTTGCGACGAGGGCCGCACCTGCCTTATGACCACCCACTTCCCGGACCACGCCCTGTGGGTGGCCGACCGGGTGGTCATGATGCGCGCCGGCCATGTCCTGGCCGACGCGCCCCCGGCCGAGGCCGTCACCAGCCCAAACCTCGGCCGGCTTTACGACGCCGCCATCGAGGTGCATCCCTTAAACGAAGATATGCGGGTGTGCGTGCCGGCGCGTATGCGCCGGGTCTTGCGGCATCCGGGCAAAAGACGCGTCATTCCCCTGACCGCCGCCAGCCCGACCGCAAACGCCGCCCCAAGGAGCCGTCATGTCCGAAACGACTTTTGA
- a CDS encoding NYN domain-containing protein yields MINRKLWLIDAGYMYRGQSIYSREYSIDYVKLRNKLEIDEPLWRAYYLNSVPNPTPDAQVSFYNWMRSAPPIGPKIITKLYELRSSEITDLYCEQCHRKVPISCPNDPKHRLSREQQKGVDVGLATLALTHIENYDTLILSSGDSDLLDAIEFITEKNKRFELLVFKNGVSTDLQCRADRIYWIDDFASEVAR; encoded by the coding sequence ATGATCAATCGAAAGCTCTGGCTGATCGACGCCGGATACATGTATCGCGGACAATCCATTTACAGTCGCGAGTATAGTATCGATTATGTCAAACTGAGAAACAAGCTTGAGATCGACGAGCCGCTTTGGAGAGCCTATTACCTCAATTCAGTGCCCAATCCCACGCCCGATGCCCAGGTTTCCTTTTACAACTGGATGCGCAGCGCGCCGCCCATCGGACCGAAAATCATCACCAAACTCTACGAACTGCGTTCGAGCGAAATCACGGACCTCTACTGCGAACAGTGCCACCGCAAGGTGCCCATTTCATGCCCCAACGACCCCAAGCATCGCCTGAGCCGTGAACAGCAAAAAGGCGTGGACGTGGGCCTGGCCACCTTGGCGCTCACCCATATCGAGAACTACGACACCCTGATCCTCTCCTCGGGCGACAGCGATCTGCTGGACGCCATCGAGTTCATCACGGAAAAAAACAAGCGCTTCGAGCTGCTCGTCTTCAAGAACGGCGTGTCCACCGACCTGCAATGCCGGGCCGACCGCATCTACTGGATTGACGATTTCGCGAGCGAAGTCGCGCGGTAA
- a CDS encoding outer membrane homotrimeric porin, which translates to MKLLRSLAMAVSCVVVLCAAAQAATEVRMVGDALVYGVFYSNRNFTGWNAPAWTSAKPTWKGPSKTEESFQIWERFRVRTDFVANEAVKFRLSLKVEDTWGHGTYTAANPTTAVVPYQAFLQFKLPGCAVSATAGLQRVEMPQSQLFYSSPVFGDNMAALVVKAPLIDKTLSAVAGFGRLIDTDRTYDNTTTQVADELDAYFLALPVTLEGFKATPWGAVAVAGRNTDYFTNKSSQYKTSFYADNLTSAGTYLSPTLWKNDQNAFWWAGGAFEVSALDPVRFYADVIYGTGSQSDRKKNRREGWFFDAGAEYTGWDLLTPKAFGWWSTGEDKSTMNGSERMPIIRSNWGPGNTFLFDDNQELVKDANMAMSPVGSWGLGASLDNMSFIEKMTHRLTFTFVGGTNSARAIRFLNSYMGSNPYFVMGRDLAVGEYVLGVNFDNKYMIYQNLAAIVETGWAHGEFKQSVWGHRLVSQSRDGDTWKVSFGLSYKF; encoded by the coding sequence ATGAAACTATTGCGCAGCCTGGCCATGGCTGTTTCTTGCGTCGTGGTCCTGTGCGCCGCGGCCCAGGCGGCCACGGAAGTGAGGATGGTGGGTGACGCCCTTGTCTACGGCGTCTTTTATTCCAACCGCAATTTCACGGGCTGGAACGCGCCGGCCTGGACCTCGGCCAAGCCGACCTGGAAGGGTCCTTCCAAGACCGAGGAAAGCTTCCAGATCTGGGAGCGCTTCCGCGTGCGGACCGACTTCGTCGCCAACGAAGCCGTGAAGTTTCGGCTTTCGCTCAAGGTGGAGGATACCTGGGGCCACGGCACCTACACCGCCGCCAACCCGACCACGGCCGTGGTGCCCTACCAGGCCTTCCTGCAGTTCAAGCTCCCGGGGTGCGCGGTTTCGGCCACGGCCGGCCTGCAGCGCGTCGAAATGCCCCAGAGCCAGCTTTTCTACTCCTCGCCGGTCTTCGGCGACAACATGGCCGCCCTCGTGGTGAAGGCGCCGCTTATCGACAAGACCCTTTCGGCCGTGGCCGGCTTCGGGCGTCTGATCGATACCGACCGCACCTATGACAACACCACCACCCAGGTGGCCGACGAGCTCGACGCCTACTTCCTGGCCCTGCCCGTCACCCTGGAAGGCTTCAAGGCCACGCCCTGGGGCGCGGTGGCCGTGGCCGGACGCAACACCGACTACTTCACCAACAAGAGCTCCCAGTACAAGACGTCCTTCTACGCCGACAACCTGACCTCGGCCGGGACGTACCTGAGCCCCACGCTGTGGAAGAACGATCAGAACGCCTTCTGGTGGGCCGGCGGCGCCTTTGAGGTGTCCGCACTCGATCCCGTGCGCTTCTACGCCGACGTGATCTACGGGACCGGCTCCCAGAGCGACCGCAAGAAGAACCGCCGCGAAGGCTGGTTTTTCGACGCCGGCGCGGAATACACCGGCTGGGACCTGCTCACCCCCAAGGCCTTCGGCTGGTGGTCCACCGGCGAAGACAAGTCCACCATGAACGGTTCCGAGCGCATGCCCATCATCCGTTCCAACTGGGGTCCGGGCAACACCTTCCTGTTTGACGACAACCAGGAACTGGTCAAGGACGCCAACATGGCCATGAGCCCGGTCGGCTCCTGGGGCCTCGGCGCCAGCCTCGACAACATGAGCTTTATTGAGAAGATGACCCACCGCCTGACCTTCACCTTTGTCGGCGGCACCAACTCGGCCCGGGCCATCCGCTTCCTCAACAGCTACATGGGCAGCAACCCCTACTTCGTCATGGGTCGCGACCTGGCCGTGGGCGAGTACGTGCTTGGCGTCAACTTCGACAACAAGTACATGATCTACCAGAACCTGGCCGCCATTGTGGAAACGGGCTGGGCCCACGGCGAGTTCAAGCAGAGCGTGTGGGGCCATCGGCTGGTCAGCCAGTCCCGGGACGGCGATACCTGGAAGGTTTCTTTCGGCCTGTCCTACAAGTTCTAG
- a CDS encoding zinc metalloprotease HtpX, with the protein MSSQIKTALLLGLLTALILIVGQAMGGRQGLVIAFFFAVVMNLGSYWFSDKIVLSMYGARELSPSDAPGVHAMVEELAQNAGIPKPRVMIVAQDSPNAFATGRNPEHGVVCVTAGILRLLSPEELRGVLAHELSHIRNRDILVQSIAAVLGGAVMMMANMLQWGAIFGMGRNSDDEGGGGGVLSALAMALLAPIAATLIQMAISRSREYLADATGAKISGTPLALAGALGKLENYARQIPMQASPATENMFIVNPFAGISMASLFSTHPPTEERIRRLRDMAGR; encoded by the coding sequence ATGAGTAGCCAGATAAAGACCGCCCTGCTCCTCGGACTTCTCACCGCGCTCATCCTCATCGTGGGACAGGCCATGGGCGGCCGGCAGGGCCTTGTCATCGCCTTCTTTTTCGCCGTGGTCATGAACCTCGGCAGCTACTGGTTTTCGGACAAGATCGTGCTGTCCATGTACGGCGCGCGGGAGCTGTCCCCGTCCGACGCCCCGGGCGTGCACGCCATGGTCGAGGAACTGGCCCAAAACGCCGGCATCCCCAAGCCCCGGGTCATGATCGTGGCCCAGGACTCCCCCAACGCCTTTGCCACGGGCCGCAATCCTGAACACGGCGTGGTCTGCGTGACGGCGGGCATCCTGCGCCTGCTTTCTCCGGAGGAGCTGCGCGGCGTGCTGGCGCATGAGCTTTCCCACATCAGGAACCGCGACATCCTGGTCCAGTCCATTGCCGCAGTCCTGGGCGGGGCCGTGATGATGATGGCCAACATGCTCCAGTGGGGCGCGATTTTCGGCATGGGCCGCAATAGCGACGACGAAGGCGGTGGCGGCGGCGTCCTCAGCGCTCTGGCCATGGCCCTGCTCGCGCCCATCGCGGCCACGCTCATCCAGATGGCCATTTCCCGGTCCCGGGAATACCTGGCCGACGCCACGGGGGCGAAAATTTCCGGCACGCCGCTGGCCCTGGCCGGAGCCCTCGGCAAGCTCGAGAACTACGCCCGGCAGATCCCCATGCAGGCCAGCCCGGCCACGGAAAACATGTTCATCGTCAATCCGTTCGCCGGCATCTCCATGGCCTCGCTTTTCTCCACCCACCCGCCCACCGAAGAACGCATCCGCCGCCTGCGCGACATGGCCGGACGTTAG
- a CDS encoding ABC transporter substrate-binding protein, with amino-acid sequence MLRTPLCRSLPLAAALLASLLALSPSAPATAKTVTDMAKTTVTVPDAPKKVYALSPPDSLLVYAIDPCVLAGWNFKPFPPAKAFMPACAANLPILGGFFGQGMVPNKEALLAAKPDMVISGTMARSNPEFDKFFTDMGIPVVHINSESPDNYPADFRFLGEALGKKERGDTLAAAADKTLTELRAGLAKIPQDKRLTVYYAEGGDGLYTDGSGSFHTMVIEMAGGVNVHKKPQSRRFGMDKVTMETVMGYAPQAILVQDAKCRDMILTSPLWKDIPAVKSGKVFLIPDAPFNWFDRPPSFMRLLGAKWMAHALYPEVFPYDMVKETQAFFKLYLQKDISADEAKALLAGKNPHRGK; translated from the coding sequence ATGCTTCGTACCCCCCTGTGCCGCTCGCTTCCCCTTGCGGCCGCCCTGCTCGCCAGTCTGCTGGCCCTGTCCCCGTCCGCGCCGGCCACGGCCAAGACCGTCACCGACATGGCCAAGACGACGGTGACCGTCCCGGACGCCCCCAAAAAGGTCTACGCCCTGTCCCCGCCGGACAGCCTGCTCGTGTACGCCATCGATCCCTGCGTGCTGGCCGGGTGGAATTTCAAGCCCTTCCCGCCGGCAAAGGCCTTCATGCCCGCCTGCGCGGCCAACCTGCCGATCCTGGGCGGCTTTTTCGGCCAGGGCATGGTGCCCAACAAGGAAGCCCTGCTCGCGGCCAAGCCCGACATGGTGATCAGCGGCACCATGGCCAGGTCCAACCCCGAGTTCGACAAGTTCTTCACCGACATGGGCATCCCGGTGGTGCACATCAACAGCGAATCGCCGGACAACTATCCGGCCGACTTTCGTTTTCTGGGAGAAGCGCTCGGCAAGAAGGAGCGCGGCGACACCCTGGCCGCGGCCGCGGACAAGACACTGACCGAACTGCGCGCCGGCCTGGCCAAAATTCCCCAGGACAAGCGCCTGACCGTCTACTACGCCGAGGGCGGCGACGGACTCTATACCGATGGCTCGGGTTCCTTTCACACCATGGTCATCGAGATGGCCGGCGGCGTGAATGTCCACAAAAAGCCCCAGTCCCGCCGCTTCGGCATGGACAAGGTGACCATGGAGACCGTCATGGGCTACGCGCCCCAGGCCATCCTGGTCCAGGACGCCAAATGCCGGGACATGATCCTCACCTCGCCCCTGTGGAAGGACATCCCGGCCGTCAAGTCGGGCAAGGTGTTCCTCATCCCGGACGCGCCGTTTAACTGGTTCGACCGTCCGCCGTCCTTCATGCGCCTGCTCGGGGCCAAATGGATGGCCCATGCCCTGTATCCGGAGGTCTTCCCCTACGACATGGTCAAGGAGACCCAGGCCTTTTTCAAGCTGTACCTGCAAAAAGACATCAGCGCCGACGAAGCCAAGGCCCTGCTCGCCGGCAAAAATCCGCACCGCGGCAAGTGA